The following are from one region of the Leptospira neocaledonica genome:
- a CDS encoding 3-hydroxyacyl-CoA dehydrogenase family protein, protein MREIKTVTVLGANGTMGAGSAAIVAAFGKAKVHMLARDVNKAKEGIEKAISSIKTDTIRPRLIPGSYDQDLEKAVSESDWVFELVAESYEVKEPINKRIAKARKPGTIVSTVSSGLSIARLADAFDEDGKKHYYGTHFFNPPYKMILCELVTHAGNDKKVTKKLGEYLDKTLGRAVVYTNDTPAFAGNRIGFQLINEAAIKAEEYSDKGGIALIDAIMSGYTGRAMAPLDTADFVGLDVHKAIVDNLYEMTKDAAHSTFKLPGYFQKLIDKGDLGRKSGQGLYKMTKTPDGKKEKLYYDIKGDLFVPVPKFDIPFIKEANRRIGEADYIGAMNIVKEAKGLEADIARYFIARYISYSLSLVGEVVESKEMTDLAMGTGFNWAPASAFVDFLGGPKEAISLITKAKLPVPEVLAKAKAGKPFYQLKDVLDARSLFKG, encoded by the coding sequence ATGAGGGAAATCAAAACCGTAACCGTTCTTGGCGCAAATGGGACAATGGGCGCCGGATCCGCAGCTATCGTGGCTGCATTTGGTAAGGCAAAAGTCCATATGTTAGCCCGTGACGTTAACAAAGCCAAAGAAGGGATCGAAAAAGCTATTTCTTCCATCAAGACGGACACTATCCGTCCTAGATTAATTCCTGGTTCTTATGACCAAGACCTGGAAAAAGCAGTCTCCGAATCCGATTGGGTTTTCGAGCTTGTTGCAGAAAGTTATGAAGTAAAAGAACCGATCAACAAAAGGATCGCGAAAGCTCGTAAACCGGGCACAATCGTATCCACTGTTTCTTCCGGTCTTTCTATCGCTCGTTTAGCTGACGCTTTCGACGAAGACGGTAAAAAACATTATTACGGAACTCACTTCTTCAACCCTCCGTATAAAATGATCCTTTGCGAATTAGTAACTCATGCAGGAAACGATAAAAAAGTTACTAAAAAACTCGGAGAGTATTTAGACAAAACTCTGGGACGCGCTGTAGTTTATACAAACGACACTCCTGCATTCGCAGGAAACAGAATCGGATTCCAGTTGATCAACGAAGCCGCAATCAAAGCGGAAGAATATTCCGACAAAGGTGGTATCGCACTTATCGACGCGATCATGAGCGGATACACCGGAAGAGCAATGGCTCCTCTGGACACTGCTGACTTCGTTGGTTTGGATGTTCACAAGGCAATCGTAGACAACCTCTATGAGATGACCAAAGACGCTGCACATTCTACCTTCAAACTTCCAGGTTATTTCCAAAAGTTGATCGATAAAGGCGACTTAGGAAGAAAGTCCGGACAAGGTCTTTATAAGATGACCAAAACTCCTGACGGTAAAAAGGAAAAATTGTATTATGATATCAAAGGTGACCTGTTTGTTCCGGTCCCTAAATTCGATATTCCTTTTATCAAAGAAGCAAACCGCAGGATCGGCGAAGCTGATTATATCGGCGCAATGAATATCGTAAAAGAAGCGAAAGGTCTGGAAGCAGATATCGCTCGTTACTTCATCGCTCGTTACATAAGCTACTCTCTCTCCCTCGTAGGAGAAGTTGTGGAAAGCAAAGAAATGACCGACCTTGCGATGGGAACCGGATTTAACTGGGCGCCTGCATCTGCATTCGTAGACTTCTTAGGCGGACCTAAGGAAGCAATCAGTCTAATCACTAAGGCGAAACTTCCTGTTCCGGAAGTATTGGCAAAAGCAAAAGCGGGAAAACCTTTCTATCAATTGAAAGATGTTTTAGACGCTCGTTCTCTTTTTAAAGGATAA
- the amt gene encoding ammonium transporter: MSLEKSLLDILWVLVCSGLVLIMQGGFLVLESGLTRAKNSINVAIKNVADFGVATLLFYTFGFGLMFGVTWNGFIGTSLFAPVFPEGKAWPPTFFLFQLVFCGTSATIVSGAVAERLKFHSYLFATALISGVIYPIAGHWCWGGSLTDENHGWLAARGFHDFAGSTLVHSVGGWVSLSLLLIVGARIGRFPENEPPKIVTGSNLPMAMLGGILLWFGWMGFNGGSTLGFNEKVPGIILNTIISSGFSLMVAMLAAWLIKGFPEATAPLNGSLAGLVAITAGADCFTPIQSAIIGSIAGSFVLPAEKLLEKLKIDDAVGAIPVHLIGGIWGTIAVGIFGDLNLIGHNVTRSTLLLTQVLGILSVGGFAFGLSLLIFYLINKFFPLRVDGDEERMGLNISEHKATTELIDLFLAMDYQRKTGDLAVDVPVEPFTEVGQIAERYNLVLGTVRSTLADNEKARIEIADAYEKVRIEQDKAEKLLLNVLPHSIAQELKSNTGLIADSYPNVSILFADIVGFTKLSAVMRPESVVRILNEVFSHFDILAEKYGLEKIKTIGDAYMAVGGLPLPNEAHPLLVAHMAWDMKELLSKFKLKKMGTKLRMRIGINTGPVVAGVIGTKKFIYDIWGDAVNLASRMESHGVPGEIQVTESTAELIRSDFALTERGEIKVKGKGLVKTFLVSHRLRSPEESFTDLGYSFSAT, encoded by the coding sequence ATGAGTTTAGAAAAGAGCTTATTGGATATACTTTGGGTATTGGTATGTTCTGGACTGGTGTTGATCATGCAAGGCGGTTTCCTTGTATTAGAATCCGGACTTACTAGAGCTAAAAACTCCATTAACGTCGCGATCAAGAATGTGGCGGACTTTGGAGTGGCCACTCTACTTTTTTATACATTCGGTTTCGGACTTATGTTCGGAGTCACTTGGAATGGATTCATAGGAACTTCTTTATTTGCTCCTGTGTTTCCGGAAGGTAAGGCTTGGCCTCCGACTTTCTTCTTATTTCAACTAGTGTTCTGCGGAACTTCTGCGACGATTGTTTCAGGAGCAGTTGCAGAAAGATTAAAATTTCATTCTTATCTATTCGCCACTGCTTTGATCTCAGGGGTGATCTATCCGATCGCAGGTCACTGGTGTTGGGGAGGAAGTTTGACGGATGAAAATCATGGTTGGTTGGCAGCGAGAGGATTTCATGACTTTGCCGGTTCCACTTTAGTTCATAGTGTGGGTGGTTGGGTATCGCTTTCACTTCTTCTTATCGTGGGAGCAAGGATCGGAAGATTTCCGGAAAATGAACCGCCTAAGATAGTTACCGGAAGTAACCTTCCGATGGCGATGTTAGGTGGAATTTTACTTTGGTTCGGTTGGATGGGATTTAATGGGGGAAGTACTTTAGGTTTTAATGAAAAAGTTCCTGGCATCATCCTGAACACGATCATCTCTTCCGGATTTTCTCTTATGGTAGCGATGTTGGCCGCATGGTTGATCAAAGGATTTCCGGAGGCAACTGCACCTTTGAATGGGTCCTTGGCTGGACTAGTCGCCATCACTGCGGGTGCGGATTGTTTTACTCCAATTCAGTCAGCCATCATAGGTAGTATTGCTGGTTCCTTCGTTCTTCCTGCAGAAAAACTTTTAGAAAAACTTAAGATAGACGACGCAGTAGGAGCCATCCCGGTCCACCTGATCGGTGGGATTTGGGGAACGATCGCCGTCGGAATTTTCGGAGATCTAAACCTGATTGGGCATAATGTTACTAGATCCACTCTTCTCCTTACGCAGGTATTGGGAATACTTTCCGTGGGAGGATTTGCATTCGGACTTTCTTTGTTGATCTTCTACCTAATTAACAAGTTTTTCCCTCTCCGTGTAGATGGGGACGAAGAAAGAATGGGCCTAAATATCTCGGAGCATAAGGCCACTACAGAGCTAATCGATCTATTTTTAGCCATGGATTATCAGAGAAAGACTGGGGATCTGGCAGTGGATGTTCCAGTAGAACCATTTACTGAAGTCGGTCAGATCGCAGAGCGTTACAATTTAGTTTTAGGAACAGTTCGTTCTACACTTGCTGACAATGAAAAAGCAAGGATTGAGATTGCAGATGCTTATGAGAAGGTACGTATCGAGCAGGATAAGGCTGAAAAATTACTTCTGAATGTCCTCCCACATTCTATCGCACAGGAATTGAAGTCAAACACCGGGCTTATCGCGGACAGTTATCCGAATGTTTCTATTCTTTTTGCGGATATCGTAGGTTTCACTAAACTTTCCGCAGTGATGAGGCCCGAGTCCGTAGTACGCATCTTAAACGAAGTGTTCTCTCATTTCGATATTCTGGCAGAAAAATACGGTTTGGAGAAGATTAAGACCATCGGAGACGCGTATATGGCAGTGGGAGGCCTTCCCCTACCGAATGAGGCTCACCCTTTGCTTGTAGCTCATATGGCTTGGGACATGAAGGAGCTTCTATCCAAATTCAAACTCAAAAAAATGGGTACTAAACTGCGTATGAGAATAGGGATTAATACTGGTCCGGTAGTCGCAGGAGTCATTGGAACGAAAAAATTCATCTATGATATATGGGGAGATGCAGTAAATCTCGCCAGTCGTATGGAATCTCATGGTGTTCCGGGAGAAATTCAGGTTACGGAATCCACTGCAGAACTAATTCGATCCGATTTTGCGTTAACAGAAAGGGGAGAGATTAAGGTGAAAGGAAAAGGTTTAGTCAAAACCTTCTTAGTTAGCCATCGACTACGTTCTCCTGAAGAGAGTTTTACCGATCTAGGATACTCATTCAGCGCAACTTAG
- a CDS encoding ankyrin repeat domain-containing protein, translating into MQTRFIGIPAKTAFRKVACIFLIFLLSGSELFSKDNSVQKIYIHKLKLENGVPKYLESRFRNGIINSILKNYEGKFNIADDDSLAALLKQVELSQKLNCSDEICMKQIADAIDADELISGTIFLSNKGYKINLRSQKRDSVALTYTIKTSFDLEFPEYQIDYYSSEAGRKLIDPRYAINFAAAFPGVVEKVEFPSFKVQDDKTGEINVLNFKIEDQSAKSFIETIRPKLSKADDLVKEKLYEKSIPEYVETLNALEQRLSEKSKTEMSDYLKNIRGKISNSYFLIYKNKFSEIDLSAQKGGEISFLTRLNEEYKDLKKEYVTKTPSSFRLSEFEKALDDRIEKLNFLIFGLQEKEGDRLYADFDFSGAILNYRSVRNELIKLKSGPESSALKSRVERKILTSETTGRSYLQSKLSGLYQSLEKSFLAEALESDPDRKKNYIEKIGEGFKQILEILARSEFVSEEQIKYFNHFRTKAAPQVGKNLFDQETADILLHEGIDKKSRTQVDTCIKLGANPNSTHSGSGKNAAQRLAENDTILISPDSLKILRRFIKTDASLDSDFFESVRQRKIDDINRFVLRGSDPNTKDYLDNTPLHKSAGFGYYEVSSFLLQIGAALNSKNGDGETPLHRAVLHGFYELCTLFLRSGADPNATRNDGMTPLHLAVQFPEITRLLLQRGSDLNLKNDEGWTPVHKAAESGDPESLKLLIQAGARVNEKDNIGWTPMDWAVQKNRYENPNIVKILKKAGAECQVNCVE; encoded by the coding sequence ATGCAGACCCGTTTTATAGGAATTCCAGCAAAGACCGCTTTCAGAAAAGTTGCTTGTATCTTTTTAATTTTCCTTCTCTCCGGCTCTGAACTTTTTTCAAAAGATAATTCGGTCCAAAAAATTTATATCCATAAACTCAAATTAGAAAATGGAGTCCCGAAATACTTAGAAAGTAGATTTAGGAACGGAATCATTAATTCTATATTAAAAAATTATGAAGGAAAATTTAATATAGCCGATGATGATTCTTTAGCTGCCCTTCTCAAACAAGTCGAACTAAGCCAAAAGTTGAACTGTAGCGACGAGATCTGTATGAAACAAATCGCAGATGCGATCGACGCGGACGAATTGATTTCAGGAACGATCTTTCTTTCTAATAAGGGTTATAAAATCAATTTGAGATCTCAAAAAAGGGATTCGGTCGCGCTCACTTATACGATTAAAACTTCTTTCGATCTGGAATTTCCGGAATACCAAATTGATTATTATTCTTCCGAAGCTGGGCGTAAACTAATCGATCCAAGATACGCGATCAATTTTGCTGCAGCATTTCCGGGAGTAGTAGAGAAGGTAGAATTTCCGAGTTTTAAAGTCCAAGACGATAAAACTGGAGAGATCAATGTTTTAAATTTCAAAATAGAGGATCAGAGTGCTAAAAGTTTTATAGAAACGATCCGGCCTAAACTTTCCAAAGCGGATGATCTGGTAAAAGAAAAACTCTATGAAAAGTCCATTCCGGAATATGTAGAAACCCTAAACGCCCTTGAACAAAGACTTTCGGAAAAATCCAAAACGGAGATGTCGGATTATCTAAAAAATATCAGGGGAAAAATATCGAATTCTTATTTTCTAATATATAAGAATAAGTTTTCCGAAATAGACTTATCCGCTCAGAAAGGAGGAGAGATCTCTTTTTTGACAAGATTAAACGAAGAATATAAAGATCTCAAAAAAGAATACGTAACCAAGACACCTTCTTCATTCCGGTTGTCCGAATTCGAAAAGGCATTAGATGACCGAATAGAAAAATTGAATTTTCTGATCTTCGGTCTCCAAGAAAAGGAAGGAGACAGACTCTATGCCGATTTCGATTTTAGCGGAGCAATCTTAAATTATCGATCTGTTCGAAACGAGCTTATCAAATTAAAGTCAGGACCCGAGTCTTCCGCTTTAAAATCGAGAGTGGAAAGAAAGATCCTGACTTCCGAAACTACAGGAAGATCTTATCTACAAAGCAAACTTTCCGGACTCTATCAAAGTTTAGAAAAATCGTTTTTAGCAGAAGCCTTAGAATCCGACCCGGATCGTAAAAAAAATTATATTGAGAAGATAGGCGAAGGTTTCAAACAAATCCTGGAAATTTTGGCTAGATCCGAATTTGTTTCAGAAGAACAGATCAAGTATTTCAATCATTTTCGGACCAAGGCGGCACCTCAGGTTGGTAAGAACTTATTTGATCAGGAAACAGCAGATATTCTTCTTCATGAAGGAATCGATAAAAAATCCAGAACTCAAGTGGATACTTGCATCAAGTTAGGAGCCAACCCGAATTCTACTCATTCAGGCTCAGGCAAAAACGCTGCTCAAAGATTAGCAGAAAACGATACGATCCTAATCAGCCCAGATTCGTTAAAAATTTTAAGACGTTTCATCAAAACCGATGCAAGTTTGGACTCGGATTTTTTTGAATCCGTTCGCCAAAGAAAGATAGATGATATCAATCGATTTGTATTAAGAGGTTCCGATCCGAATACAAAAGATTATTTGGACAATACCCCCTTACATAAGTCTGCAGGTTTCGGATATTATGAAGTATCTTCATTTCTTTTGCAAATCGGAGCCGCGTTAAATTCCAAAAATGGAGACGGCGAAACACCTTTGCATAGAGCTGTGCTCCATGGTTTCTATGAGTTATGCACCTTGTTTCTAAGATCCGGAGCTGATCCGAATGCGACTCGAAATGATGGAATGACACCATTACATTTAGCTGTTCAGTTTCCTGAGATCACAAGATTACTTTTACAAAGAGGTTCTGACTTAAACCTAAAGAATGATGAGGGCTGGACTCCAGTTCATAAAGCGGCAGAAAGCGGGGATCCGGAATCTTTAAAACTTTTGATCCAAGCTGGTGCAAGAGTAAACGAAAAAGATAATATAGGTTGGACGCCTATGGATTGGGCGGTTCAAAAAAATCGGTATGAAAATCCGAATATAGTAAAGATTCTAAAAAAAGCAGGAGCAGAATGCCAGGTAAATTGCGTTGAGTAG
- a CDS encoding acetyl-CoA acetyltransferase produces the protein MKDAVYVLGGEQTDFQRNWTKEGKTFMSLFREAVQDGLEKVGLTPDEIKKLNKQNRIGVFVGNFDGEQYAVQGHLGAFLTEVDPCFFGVPGARYEAACASGSVAIDAAQTKLRSKDYDVAIVVGMEIMKTVSSSVGGDFLGTAAYYEKEAKGVQFPFPKLFGKLADVLLERYKLDEKRYMGALAEISRINYANAKRNPKAQTRSWFMNNEHANARGGEFNMAVGGRLAITDCSQVTDGAALVVLANKNYAEEFAKKKGTKLSAYPKIKGWGHRVAPITFEAKVAESKGDKWVLPWTRQTVKDAFDRSGLNTKDIDVFETHDCFTSSEYAAISAFGITQPGKEHEAIEDGVIDFHGKKPINPSGGLIGAGHPVGASGVRMMLDIYKQVTGTAGDYQVEGAKNGLMLNIGGSATTNYVFVVGK, from the coding sequence ATGAAAGATGCAGTTTACGTACTCGGCGGAGAGCAAACAGACTTCCAACGTAACTGGACTAAAGAAGGAAAAACCTTCATGTCCTTGTTCAGGGAAGCCGTTCAAGACGGACTAGAAAAAGTTGGTCTTACTCCTGACGAAATCAAAAAGTTAAACAAACAAAATCGTATCGGAGTTTTCGTAGGAAACTTTGATGGGGAACAATATGCAGTCCAAGGGCATTTGGGCGCTTTCTTAACTGAAGTAGATCCTTGTTTCTTCGGAGTTCCAGGCGCTCGTTATGAAGCTGCTTGTGCTTCCGGTTCTGTTGCTATCGACGCTGCTCAAACCAAACTTCGCTCTAAAGATTATGATGTAGCGATTGTTGTGGGTATGGAGATCATGAAGACTGTTTCTTCTTCCGTAGGAGGAGACTTCTTAGGAACCGCAGCTTATTACGAAAAAGAAGCTAAGGGAGTTCAATTCCCATTCCCTAAACTTTTCGGAAAACTCGCAGACGTTCTTTTAGAGCGTTATAAGTTAGATGAAAAACGTTATATGGGAGCACTTGCGGAAATTTCTAGAATTAATTACGCAAACGCAAAACGTAACCCTAAAGCTCAAACCCGTTCTTGGTTCATGAACAATGAACATGCAAACGCAAGAGGCGGAGAGTTCAATATGGCAGTGGGTGGACGCCTTGCGATCACCGATTGTTCTCAGGTAACTGACGGTGCTGCGTTAGTGGTTCTTGCTAACAAGAATTACGCAGAAGAATTCGCTAAGAAAAAAGGAACTAAACTTTCTGCTTATCCTAAGATCAAAGGATGGGGACACAGAGTTGCTCCAATCACTTTCGAAGCAAAAGTTGCAGAATCTAAAGGAGACAAATGGGTTCTTCCTTGGACTCGCCAAACCGTTAAAGATGCTTTCGATCGTTCAGGTCTAAACACTAAAGACATAGACGTTTTCGAAACTCACGACTGTTTCACTTCTTCCGAGTATGCAGCGATCTCCGCATTCGGGATCACTCAACCTGGAAAAGAACACGAAGCAATCGAAGACGGAGTGATCGACTTCCACGGTAAAAAACCGATCAACCCATCCGGTGGACTTATCGGAGCGGGACATCCAGTGGGAGCTTCCGGTGTGAGAATGATGTTAGACATCTACAAACAAGTTACCGGAACTGCTGGTGATTACCAAGTAGAAGGCGCAAAAAATGGACTGATGCTCAATATCGGGGGATCAGCAACCACCAATTACGTGTTCGTAGTCGGAAAATAA
- a CDS encoding M48 family metallopeptidase, with the protein MINLSNSVRVYVLKLSVVLGLVSFSGPSIFSQSKPGEFDAELYAQLVRQSNVQFTNLIKSKTVLTDHKGWKKPIDKAFGKLSKNSGNPPFPLVYKIVKEASFNAFAMAGGQFCIHSGALDSLDEIIKQKEADAAQKLDFHRERYIAGVLSHELAHFYNRHVFNSVKKFYALKDESAGKAFLENNKFSQEQELDADQTGLFLLDKAGYGGDFMLITLQTLNEVEQSYKEALASSKADKTRPELIGSHYFSSHPSPNERLSRLKTDKQELYAFLAKMEKTFDDIQLGRNLDDARSNLEDGIKKFPENTYLSKALAVCMHKIWMATASNEELKLKPVLDMPSFRDTMVFPPDKSKRAVMRIVPGNEAAYNRALKAYREVIVKTDDPYFLSNYAVLLSYSADEKDLDVAVSVANQAFQAEGTVALANNLGVVLFWTDKREEAKELFNRLALSIDQKIRTLASQSGNNPQIAQYLKTIGQSTAQKQQVDPDYIYENFTPILNIALVESYSAVDPKSKGLANYYLTNYDSTSGWAKVLAKIHSIELTAPTPANEVNAFKVGGVGPGDKLEDLLKNWGKPTRIKTDKKSGLEYFEYDNKETAFILDMGTVVQVNVVGDASPGLGQGITVGSSKPAAEKLLGSKFRKQGDYHDYYEKGKAFVKYNKHGKIDLLVVQ; encoded by the coding sequence ATGATCAATCTTTCGAATTCGGTTCGCGTTTATGTCCTGAAACTATCGGTGGTTTTAGGCTTAGTATCCTTTTCGGGTCCTTCAATTTTTTCTCAGAGCAAACCGGGAGAATTCGACGCGGAATTATATGCACAGTTGGTGAGACAAAGTAATGTGCAGTTCACAAATCTGATTAAGTCCAAGACGGTGCTTACAGATCATAAAGGTTGGAAGAAACCGATAGACAAAGCATTCGGTAAACTTTCCAAAAATTCCGGAAACCCTCCTTTTCCTCTAGTTTATAAAATCGTAAAAGAGGCAAGCTTCAACGCATTTGCGATGGCAGGCGGACAATTTTGCATTCATTCAGGTGCCTTAGACTCACTCGATGAGATTATCAAACAGAAAGAAGCAGATGCGGCACAAAAGTTGGACTTCCATCGAGAAAGATATATAGCAGGAGTATTGTCTCACGAATTAGCGCACTTCTATAATAGACATGTTTTTAACAGTGTAAAAAAGTTTTACGCACTCAAAGATGAGTCGGCCGGAAAAGCCTTCTTAGAAAATAACAAATTTTCTCAAGAGCAAGAGTTAGATGCGGACCAAACAGGTTTGTTCCTATTGGATAAAGCAGGTTACGGCGGCGACTTCATGCTGATTACTCTCCAAACCTTAAACGAAGTAGAACAATCGTATAAAGAAGCATTAGCTTCTTCTAAAGCAGATAAAACTAGACCTGAGCTGATAGGTTCTCATTATTTCTCCAGTCATCCTTCTCCAAACGAAAGATTGTCCAGACTCAAGACGGATAAACAAGAACTGTATGCCTTCTTAGCTAAGATGGAAAAAACTTTCGATGATATCCAGCTGGGAAGAAATTTAGATGATGCAAGATCCAATTTAGAAGACGGTATTAAAAAATTTCCAGAGAACACTTACTTGAGCAAGGCTCTCGCGGTTTGTATGCACAAGATCTGGATGGCGACAGCTTCCAATGAAGAACTAAAATTAAAACCTGTATTGGATATGCCTTCCTTTAGAGACACTATGGTGTTTCCTCCTGATAAAAGTAAACGTGCAGTCATGAGGATTGTTCCTGGAAACGAAGCGGCATATAATCGTGCACTCAAAGCTTATAGAGAAGTAATCGTAAAAACAGACGATCCTTACTTTCTTTCCAACTATGCGGTTTTACTTTCTTATTCTGCGGATGAAAAAGATTTAGATGTAGCTGTTAGTGTTGCTAACCAAGCTTTTCAAGCGGAAGGAACCGTTGCATTAGCTAATAACTTGGGAGTGGTGCTGTTCTGGACGGACAAAAGAGAAGAAGCAAAAGAACTTTTCAATCGCCTCGCCTTGTCCATAGATCAAAAGATCAGGACTCTTGCTTCTCAAAGCGGCAATAATCCTCAGATCGCTCAATATCTAAAAACGATAGGCCAATCCACTGCGCAGAAGCAACAAGTAGATCCGGATTATATCTATGAGAACTTTACTCCTATCTTAAATATTGCATTGGTAGAATCTTATTCAGCGGTAGATCCTAAATCCAAGGGACTCGCAAATTATTATCTAACCAATTACGATTCTACTTCCGGTTGGGCAAAGGTTCTAGCAAAGATACATTCAATAGAACTGACGGCTCCTACCCCTGCTAATGAAGTGAATGCATTTAAAGTCGGTGGAGTTGGTCCCGGAGATAAATTAGAAGACCTTCTGAAGAACTGGGGAAAACCTACACGTATCAAAACGGATAAAAAAAGCGGTCTGGAATATTTCGAATACGATAACAAAGAGACAGCATTTATCTTAGATATGGGAACTGTAGTGCAAGTAAATGTAGTCGGAGATGCGAGCCCAGGATTAGGGCAAGGAATTACAGTTGGATCTTCTAAACCGGCTGCAGAAAAACTTTTGGGTTCTAAATTCAGAAAACAAGGCGATTATCACGACTATTACGAAAAGGGAAAAGCTTTCGTGAAATATAATAAACACGGAAAGATAGATCTTTTAGTGGTTCAGTGA
- a CDS encoding type II toxin-antitoxin system antitoxin SocA domain-containing protein, translating into MSILNKATVCLLELNQGPLVKTKWVKLVFFIEAYRYCKNQNRTFPELQFIKMPNGPAFSGYDVKLEELEAENLIRVQKSAGYNLNINTKIELIDPTILSEIEPDLKAEIENVFHYFKEKLTPWISNFSHTMDIWKKAEMWDPLDFNLLLSDSGIQLQTIQAKNIRDLIDQKIQIP; encoded by the coding sequence ATGAGTATATTGAACAAAGCAACGGTTTGTTTATTGGAGTTAAATCAAGGCCCCCTTGTTAAGACTAAATGGGTGAAGCTCGTTTTTTTTATAGAAGCATACAGATATTGTAAAAATCAAAATCGAACTTTTCCCGAACTGCAATTTATAAAAATGCCCAACGGTCCTGCATTTTCAGGATATGACGTCAAATTAGAAGAACTCGAGGCAGAAAATTTAATTCGTGTTCAGAAATCAGCGGGGTATAATTTGAATATCAATACAAAGATTGAGCTTATTGATCCTACTATTCTCAGTGAAATTGAACCTGATTTGAAAGCTGAAATTGAAAACGTATTCCATTACTTTAAAGAAAAATTAACTCCTTGGATTAGTAATTTTTCGCATACTATGGATATTTGGAAAAAAGCGGAAATGTGGGATCCTTTAGATTTTAATCTTCTTTTATCGGATTCGGGGATTCAATTACAAACCATTCAGGCGAAAAATATACGGGATTTGATTGATCAAAAGATACAAATCCCGTAA
- a CDS encoding TlpA family protein disulfide reductase: MKTILWVLISLFSFNGLTAGPKDQNEIPNIPLYSLDLERKTLYQELSQIQEEDLVILNLTSSDCPPCKEEVPNLLEYSKKWNGSHPKTKLHLWIVFVGDNPDSVSKLANELGIKKQASLYFDSLQTSMRILDFPGTPTTIIVQKKNVLFKEYGYTKENWSKMISVLENRR, from the coding sequence ATGAAAACGATCCTCTGGGTTCTAATCTCATTATTTTCTTTTAATGGTCTGACAGCAGGTCCAAAAGATCAAAACGAGATTCCGAACATTCCTCTCTACTCCCTGGATCTAGAAAGAAAAACATTATACCAAGAACTTAGCCAAATCCAGGAAGAAGATCTGGTCATTCTAAATCTCACCAGTTCCGATTGCCCTCCCTGCAAGGAAGAAGTCCCGAATTTATTAGAATATTCTAAAAAATGGAACGGCTCTCATCCAAAAACAAAATTACATCTTTGGATCGTTTTTGTAGGAGATAATCCTGATTCTGTTTCCAAATTAGCGAATGAACTTGGGATTAAAAAACAAGCCTCCTTATATTTTGACAGCTTGCAAACAAGTATGCGAATTTTAGACTTCCCTGGAACTCCTACCACGATCATTGTTCAAAAGAAAAACGTCCTATTCAAAGAATACGGATACACTAAAGAAAACTGGTCCAAAATGATTTCCGTTCTGGAAAACAGGAGATAA
- a CDS encoding metal-dependent hydrolase: MATIFSHPAVPISLFFFFGKKRIPVILAIFGIFFSILPDFDVVAFKFGIPYESDWGHRGFTHSILFALVVSCIVAFFRTKLKASWLIIFLFLSVSAISHGVLDAMTTGGLGVGFFLPWRSERIFFEYRPIRVSPIGPKNFFTERGWVVIQSELLYIWVPAFLVSIVGVGVRRLSNKEGE; this comes from the coding sequence ATGGCTACAATCTTTTCTCACCCAGCAGTTCCAATTTCTCTCTTCTTCTTTTTCGGAAAAAAGAGAATTCCCGTAATACTTGCAATTTTTGGAATATTCTTCTCTATTCTTCCCGATTTCGATGTAGTCGCTTTTAAATTCGGGATCCCGTACGAAAGTGACTGGGGTCACAGAGGATTTACTCATTCTATTTTATTTGCTTTGGTAGTATCCTGCATTGTGGCATTCTTCCGAACCAAACTGAAAGCAAGTTGGCTTATTATCTTTTTATTTCTTTCTGTATCTGCGATCTCTCATGGAGTATTGGACGCGATGACCACAGGCGGTTTAGGAGTTGGGTTCTTCCTTCCTTGGCGTTCTGAAAGAATTTTTTTCGAATATAGACCGATACGGGTTTCTCCTATCGGTCCTAAGAACTTTTTTACGGAAAGAGGTTGGGTTGTGATCCAATCCGAACTTTTATATATTTGGGTCCCGGCGTTTTTGGTTTCAATTGTAGGAGTTGGGGTGAGGCGGCTAAGTAATAAAGAAGGCGAATAA